One Primulina huaijiensis isolate GDHJ02 chromosome 5, ASM1229523v2, whole genome shotgun sequence DNA segment encodes these proteins:
- the LOC140977825 gene encoding bZIP transcription factor 27-like, producing the protein MWTSTPSIQNPFSSPNSTFAAILDNEDPSSCSLRLQKNMEDVWKDIGLSSLQYHHPSSRGMVLLDFFSSDTRPAVSPPPQLPIPAMLTLSSGHDQTRNPLADQPIISHAALPNSQFDDLVPADYHSAAGVGKKRFPESERNSSDRRHKRMIKNRESAARSRARKQAYTNELELEVAHLMEENARLKKQQQQVKSCLYIYFLMPFLQYIYYMSNSVSEMLISQWFEAAEYHRHSKKKSLYRASTAPF; encoded by the exons ATGTGGACTTCCACTCCTTCGATTCAAAACCCTTTTTCGTCCCCTAACTCAACGTTTGCCGCCATTCTTGATAATGAAGATCCTAGCAGCTGTAGCTTGAGGTTGCAGAAGAACATGGAGGATGTGTGGAAGGATATCGGTCTTTCTTCTCTTCAGTACCACCACCCTTCTTCACGTGGGATGGTTCTTCTTGACTTTTTTTCTAGTGATACGCGGCCTGCCGTCTCTCCGCCGCCTCAGCTTCCAATTCCTGCTATGCTCACCTTGAGCTCCGGTCATGATCAGACTAGGAACCCACTTGCCGATCAGCCAATTATTTCACACGCCGCTCTTCCCAACTCGCAGTTTGATGATCTGGTTCCAGCTGATTACCACAGTGCCGCCGGTGTGGGGAAGAAGAGGTTCCCGGAATCGGAAAGGAACTCCAGCGACCGGCGCCACAAGCGTATGATCAAGAACCGTGAGTCTGCTGCTCGTTCAAGGGCTAGAAA ACAGGCTTATACAAATGAGTTGGAACTAGAAGTGGCCCATTTAATGGAAGAAAATGCTAGGCTCAAGAAACAGCAACAACAGGTTAAATcctgtctatatatatatttcctcaTGCCCTTTttgcaatatatatattatatgtctaATTCCGTTTCTGAGATGCTGATCTCGCAGTGGTTTGAAGCCGCGGAGTATCACCGACATTCCAAAAAGAAATCCCTCTACAGGGCGTCAACTGCTCCATTTTGA